The Lacerta agilis isolate rLacAgi1 chromosome 5, rLacAgi1.pri, whole genome shotgun sequence genome has a segment encoding these proteins:
- the LOC117046535 gene encoding uncharacterized protein LOC117046535 isoform X2, with product MSSSWKHDSFGHQRSHMSLKGFNSWACASIGQMFSPSKMFSWHQSFSISAPWKKGKRTPPADSRVVLTNMKIISNDKNQSEGLRQDSPTTSDSATEPGPPESSAAPEHPASPTIVCDAPVKAECLTALPGLDTLMPKHQALRLAKFESEDSGVELPSGANSPSTPKGSEKSFVLHSRDPSCDSGVLSASSSPAADHAITRVCKDAVDACLCISDGKPAAGQSLAICLEDGTDSPEVGNAEQSFLGGSQAECLEEKISESLLPIKEEKRPGDDCGKDNFEEMLLQGYPLRKYPTSDSLDEYMDECCRLSKVNQGNAKAHGSGLGYLEHICQLIEKIGQLQEHNLRLQKQVGSLQKEQRANQLTEECFLQHCSCGAARILLSSYQEGKNFFPGKSRPHSLLVQNGNMSDLSIIPEVGGGSSDKTSKGRDVRLDPENNQLIMELQLSNGKKSGENESRDGYCATDGKTYLLKESAMKRGDNPAWGRMRDLLRKSRGRNQSRLGLSSAALKRSCPQLYRPDSACSDLRKTERNSMIALGQSSRNESFWPF from the exons ATGTCCTCCTCCTGGAAGCATGATTCTTTCGGCCACCAGCGTTCCCACATGTCACTGAAGGGCTTCAACTCGTGGGCCTGCGCTTCCATCGGCCAGATGTTTAGCCCCTCCAAGATGTTCAGCTGGCACCAGTCGTTCTCCATCAGCGCTCCGTGGAAGAAAG gCAAAAGGACCCCGCCAGCTGACAGCAGGGTGGTTCTGACCAATATGAAGATAATAAGCAATGATAAAAATCAAAGTGAAGGGCTAAGACAAGACTCTCCAACCACCTCCGACTCTGCAACAGAACCTGGTCCTCCGGAATCAAGCGCCGCCCCAGAGCATCCAGCAAGTCCAACCATCGTATGTGATGCGCCAGTGAAAGCCGAGTGCCTTACTGCGCTCCCTGGCCTTGACACATTAATGCCGAAACATCAGGCGCTGAGATTAGCCAAGTTTGAATCGGAAGACTCTGGTGTGGAGTTGCCGAGTGGCGCCAACTCCCCCTCCACGCCCAAGGGCTCTGAGAAAAGCTTTGTGCTCCACAGCAGAGATCCTTCTTGTGACTCTGGGGTGCTGAGCGCCTCTTCCTCTCCAGCAGCTGACCACGCAATCACAAGAGTGTGCAAAGACGCTGTGGATGCTTGCCTGTGCATTTCAGATGGCAAACCGGCAGCAGGGCAGTCTCTGGCAATTTGCTTGGAGGATGGCACTGACTCTCCAGAGGTGGGAAATGCTGAACAGTCTTTTTTGGGTGGAAGCCAAGCAGAGTGCTTGGAAGAGAAAATCAGCGAATCCCTCCTCCCCATTAAAGAAGAGAAAAGACCTGGTGATGATTGCGGAAAAGACAACTTTGAAGAGATGCTCCTGCAGGGGTACCCCCTGAGAAAATACCCCACAAGTGACAGTTTGGATGAGTACATGGACGAATGCTGTAGGCTGAGTAAG GTGAACCAAGGAAATGCCAAGGCCCACGGCTCAGGCCTGGGTTATCTGGAACACATCTGCCAACTTATTGAAAAAATTGGGCAGCTGCAGGAGCACAACCTGAGATTACAGAAGCAAGTCGGCAGCTTGCAGAAGGAGCAGAGAGCAAACCAGCTAACAGAG GAGTGTTTTCTACAGCATTGCTCCTGCGGAGCTGCCAGGATTTTgttgagctcataccaagaagggAAGAATTTTTTTCCTGGGAAGAGCAGACCGCACAGCCTATTGGTGCAGAACGGAAACATGTCTGACCTCTCAATCATTCCAGAAGTAGGAGGAGGAAGCAGTGACAAAACAAGCAAAG GGAGAGATGTTCGCCTGGATCCGGAAAATAACCAGCTGATAATGGAGTTACAGCTGTCGAATGGAAAGAAAAGTGGAGAGAATGAGTCCAGGGATGGATATTGTGCGACTGATGGCAAAACTTATCTCCTAAAGGAGTCAGCCATGAAAAGG GGTGACAACCCGGCCTGGGGAAGAATGAGAGACCTCCTGAGAAAGAGTAGGGGAAGGAACCAGAGCAGGCTGGGCTTGTCATCAGCTGCCTTGAAAAGGTCATGCCCTCAGCTCTATAG GCCAGACTCTGCGTGTTCGGATTTGAGGAAAACAGAGAGGAACTCGATGATTGCCTTGGGACAAAGTTCAAGGAATGAAAGCTTTTGGCCTTTCTGA
- the LOC117046535 gene encoding uncharacterized protein LOC117046535 isoform X1 — MSSSWKHDSFGHQRSHMSLKGFNSWACASIGQMFSPSKMFSWHQSFSISAPWKKGKRTPPADSRVVLTNMKIISNDKNQSEGLRQDSPTTSDSATEPGPPESSAAPEHPASPTIVCDAPVKAECLTALPGLDTLMPKHQALRLAKFESEDSGVELPSGANSPSTPKGSEKSFVLHSRDPSCDSGVLSASSSPAADHAITRVCKDAVDACLCISDGKPAAGQSLAICLEDGTDSPEVGNAEQSFLGGSQAECLEEKISESLLPIKEEKRPGDDCGKDNFEEMLLQGYPLRKYPTSDSLDEYMDECCRLSKVNQGNAKAHGSGLGYLEHICQLIEKIGQLQEHNLRLQKQVGSLQKEQRANQLTEECFLQHCSCGAARILLSSYQEGKNFFPGKSRPHSLLVQNGNMSDLSIIPEVGGGSSDKTSKGRDVRLDPENNQLIMELQLSNGKKSGENESRDGYCATDGKTYLLKESAMKRGFDISRNASGDNPAWGRMRDLLRKSRGRNQSRLGLSSAALKRSCPQLYRPDSACSDLRKTERNSMIALGQSSRNESFWPF; from the exons ATGTCCTCCTCCTGGAAGCATGATTCTTTCGGCCACCAGCGTTCCCACATGTCACTGAAGGGCTTCAACTCGTGGGCCTGCGCTTCCATCGGCCAGATGTTTAGCCCCTCCAAGATGTTCAGCTGGCACCAGTCGTTCTCCATCAGCGCTCCGTGGAAGAAAG gCAAAAGGACCCCGCCAGCTGACAGCAGGGTGGTTCTGACCAATATGAAGATAATAAGCAATGATAAAAATCAAAGTGAAGGGCTAAGACAAGACTCTCCAACCACCTCCGACTCTGCAACAGAACCTGGTCCTCCGGAATCAAGCGCCGCCCCAGAGCATCCAGCAAGTCCAACCATCGTATGTGATGCGCCAGTGAAAGCCGAGTGCCTTACTGCGCTCCCTGGCCTTGACACATTAATGCCGAAACATCAGGCGCTGAGATTAGCCAAGTTTGAATCGGAAGACTCTGGTGTGGAGTTGCCGAGTGGCGCCAACTCCCCCTCCACGCCCAAGGGCTCTGAGAAAAGCTTTGTGCTCCACAGCAGAGATCCTTCTTGTGACTCTGGGGTGCTGAGCGCCTCTTCCTCTCCAGCAGCTGACCACGCAATCACAAGAGTGTGCAAAGACGCTGTGGATGCTTGCCTGTGCATTTCAGATGGCAAACCGGCAGCAGGGCAGTCTCTGGCAATTTGCTTGGAGGATGGCACTGACTCTCCAGAGGTGGGAAATGCTGAACAGTCTTTTTTGGGTGGAAGCCAAGCAGAGTGCTTGGAAGAGAAAATCAGCGAATCCCTCCTCCCCATTAAAGAAGAGAAAAGACCTGGTGATGATTGCGGAAAAGACAACTTTGAAGAGATGCTCCTGCAGGGGTACCCCCTGAGAAAATACCCCACAAGTGACAGTTTGGATGAGTACATGGACGAATGCTGTAGGCTGAGTAAG GTGAACCAAGGAAATGCCAAGGCCCACGGCTCAGGCCTGGGTTATCTGGAACACATCTGCCAACTTATTGAAAAAATTGGGCAGCTGCAGGAGCACAACCTGAGATTACAGAAGCAAGTCGGCAGCTTGCAGAAGGAGCAGAGAGCAAACCAGCTAACAGAG GAGTGTTTTCTACAGCATTGCTCCTGCGGAGCTGCCAGGATTTTgttgagctcataccaagaagggAAGAATTTTTTTCCTGGGAAGAGCAGACCGCACAGCCTATTGGTGCAGAACGGAAACATGTCTGACCTCTCAATCATTCCAGAAGTAGGAGGAGGAAGCAGTGACAAAACAAGCAAAG GGAGAGATGTTCGCCTGGATCCGGAAAATAACCAGCTGATAATGGAGTTACAGCTGTCGAATGGAAAGAAAAGTGGAGAGAATGAGTCCAGGGATGGATATTGTGCGACTGATGGCAAAACTTATCTCCTAAAGGAGTCAGCCATGAAAAGG GGCTTTGACATTAGCAGAAATGCCTCA GGTGACAACCCGGCCTGGGGAAGAATGAGAGACCTCCTGAGAAAGAGTAGGGGAAGGAACCAGAGCAGGCTGGGCTTGTCATCAGCTGCCTTGAAAAGGTCATGCCCTCAGCTCTATAG GCCAGACTCTGCGTGTTCGGATTTGAGGAAAACAGAGAGGAACTCGATGATTGCCTTGGGACAAAGTTCAAGGAATGAAAGCTTTTGGCCTTTCTGA